Proteins from one Argopecten irradians isolate NY chromosome 15, Ai_NY, whole genome shotgun sequence genomic window:
- the LOC138308710 gene encoding neuronal acetylcholine receptor subunit alpha-6-like, with protein MNDLMKLERDLFRSYNKNLRPAYNLSDAVLLDTSLSIMAILDFNEVSGTLQLSTFVRISWTDFRLCWNASEYGGISNYVSNASLVWKPRIFLISSADDIIQFGDDKFDIRIWSTGVVNFNPAVLIKSSCDVDMTYFPTDSHICRVTIVPWMYTIEEVKFNFLESKIHLDYFIPNGAWGIYDAFINDDVDIASEVSIMDFTLYLQRKPQYHILSLLIPILLLCFLNPFVFLLPAASGERISFAVTMFLSMTVYMSSIGEVMPKVSDPIAGASYFLLGAMSFSCLLILLTIASLCLHTVLDINDFPAWLLQIASCSKTLRNVNRTDTNTVVEHMDSDSEIVIKKEMQKNNITKIIDRFIFCITEIMVSKLWFH; from the coding sequence ATGAATGATCTTATGAAGTTGGAGAGAGATTTGTTCAGAAGTTACAACAAAAATTTACGACCAGCGTACAACTTAAGTGACGCCGTTCTTTTAGACACATCACTGTCCATCATGGCAATTTTAGATTTCAATGAGGTTTCAGGAACTCTACAACTAAGTACCTTCGTAAGAATTTCCTGGACCGACTTCAGACTTTGTTGGAATGCCAGTGAGTATGGAGGCATTTCAAACTACGTCTCCAATGCATCACTAGTATGGAAACCGCGGATTTTCTTGATATCATCAGCTGATGACATAATCCAATTCGGAGATGATAAGTTTGATATTAGAATTTGGAGTACAGGTGTAGTCAACTTTAATCCAGCTGTCCTGATTAAATCCAGCTGTGACGTTGATATGACCTACTTTCCAACTGACTCCCATATATGTAGGGTTACCATTGTGCCCTGGATGTATACTATCGAAGAAGTCAAGTTCAACTTTCTGGAATCTAAAATCCATCTCGATTACTTTATACCCAACGGTGCATGGGGAATATACGACGCGTTTATAAATGATGATGTCGACATCGCGTCAGAAGTATCCATAATGGATTTCACTTTATATCTACAAAGAAAGCctcaatatcatattttgtcatTATTAATACCTATCCTTCTGCTGTGTTTTCTCAACCCGTTCGTGTTTCTTCTCCCGGCAGCGTCTGGTGAGAGAATCTCGTTTGCAGTCACCATGTTCCTGTCGATGACCGTTTACATGTCCAGTATAGGCGAGGTAATGCCTAAGGTGTCCGACCCCATCGCTGGTGCGTCCTACTTCCTCCTGGGGGCCATGTCCTTCAGCTGCCTGCTCATACTACTGACTATAGCATCGCTGTGTTTACATACCGTGCTCGACATCAATGATTTCCCAGCTTGGTTACTGCAGATAGCTAGCTGTTCTAAGACATTACGTAATGTTAATCGGACCGACACGAATACCGTGGTGGAGCATATGGACTCTGATAGCGAGATAGTCATCAAAAAGGAAATGCAGAAAAATaacattacaaaaatcattgatagatttattttttgtatcacTGAAATTATGGTTTCAAAATTATGGTTTCATTAg